One part of the Pseudopipra pipra isolate bDixPip1 chromosome 3, bDixPip1.hap1, whole genome shotgun sequence genome encodes these proteins:
- the LOC135410914 gene encoding cullin-9-like isoform X5 translates to MQFSKKKASYISYFTRLAVLGTCNTNHEYSHYKSTFYWLHCHVLSTRLQISSHSMPQPPLPSSYFPSVSAGTSAAMVNEKHNGNLLVQLGPKLQAHPEKLLRQRRGHNDRLEYLIQWSVISLEERAVGGSSASCAETKPENISMWMSAEEVCASCPALLGKRKLEGLWMKEEKAPSPLAADVPLDEAALLEMKADVRSLVQRAMRQLAKAGTPKCSILNTVHVLSAYAGIGSLAGAFRETGALDVLMKMLCHWEKQIRHSAGKMLRTLALQDAESRAYVLLSLSQQDGIEQHMDFDSRCTLLELFAEITSSEEQCMSFEGIHLPQIPGKLLFVLVKRYLCVTSLLDKLSGGVEQGEEQQGCSVPSLLPEERSRVKQEFEFSMAMANLISELVHAMGWNHNHKPELSPRQELRPRTTRSIFQQKTPATTAAEAAPISPPKEPITFKTRSAFPSRSSYVEYVQANLTCGMRVRMLEDYEQVSAGDEGEFRRSNDGMPPVQVYWQALGCTYWVHWHMVEMIGPSEQKELEGQEKVNNLTQKHRLRAVAQPFLCKPLGGLYSLPYLGQPLTKAAEALSRAEWWELLFFVKKLEAQEQKEITFLIQHDQGEQVDEEALIRLSVPVELAQKVLQVLEKRCQGSTLRDLRGCRVYARYFLSRGAEQDGGGSTAVSSEGSGCRSIGREATMAKAAKEDLSATAVPPQAPSVAVKSDSQLFSELLRSEGLCFPEVTEEQIRVLGSTKGVSESGSLAEIAAMVDVIESSSSAVGLRLVGLKQILKILEEEPKSEQQVGTAQGRLGTGSAGEKLVQVAVELLSTEVAEKALVAVTLRLLAVLMAQHDWRVPFATEGGVRAVLACMQQHSSSALVQQAGLAALKVLVGAADGEPGGGKSLSWNHADVQMMREIFASIGSASSEGSASLLSTIPAALSTMQRVPGGSSGVQNGLLVVNMLMDGHRGLAEQLASCDLPAVLQSCWRDGQSSGCPHAVLALRAINRLAEHGLPLGLKAAGREVPLDLKGVQMLLGSLEDGALSKEVVVALERQLCGEGPVPSGQVAQLLQDHSCFRLLLRSLELLGVEKAVSLSILRILNKFLDSYQEDVLPWHECVEPCVSSLSAHSSSWEVLQEVVGFLHRLATASKDCVVVMCHVGTHEALSKALEKHSVAPSLAPALLNLVTDCEKYTSLYKKLTTRILAGCIQLVLGQIEEHRRSHQPITIPFFDVFLQNLCRGECWEWELTPVLAWWLKALCSLSTVSSLEVKEDKCWEKVQVSSNPHQASKLTDRNPKTYWESNGSTGSHFITVHMQCGVVIREMSMLVASEDSSYMPSRVVVLGGDSPATIRTELNTVTILPLDSRVILLENMTRFWPIIQIRVKRCQQGGIDTRVRGIEVLGPKPTFWPVFKEQLCRRTFLSCTAQAHAWGQEICRDRGQLLQLFGRLNRALQHEQGFADRFLPDDEAAWALGRTCWEALVNPLVQSITSPDPDGISPLAWLLREYLESVEPPHRARGHRAAFGSCVRRLTQLLVHVDPDGPEPEETRAAGGKAGKNKEVPARAAKGVVEKSSGLWGISQCWRGVVQQQVQQFLEAAGQVPDLAEQYCGLYQRLRSATEELFGQQAAFMLALGQGFAGALLQLSFLTALHVSEQFARYLDVQIQELRRAAQGSTGPLERLQQFLEPFVVFGGLELAHSFEHFYRHYLGDRLLTQGPSWLEGGIVEQIGLCFPSRFPQDMLSNLAESEELQRQFCLFQLQEQDKRLLELDTGLDEVLETASVADVPEVKVLALSSRCWPVSPLCYMDNPGRFFSATLSSPLDEFADFCRQSQSQLGWECTKPQRLQWTWLGHAELQFGDCVLHVSTLQMYILLCFNSAEWGLQQRLGHRTPLFSWACSQ, encoded by the exons ATGCAGTTTtccaaaaagaaagcaagctaCATCTCATACTTTACTAGACTTGCTGTATTAGGAACTTGTAACACTAACCATGAGTACAGCCACTACAAAAGCACATTTTATTGGTTGCACTGCCATGTCCTGAGCACTAGATTACAGATCTCTAGCCATAGCATGCCTCAACCACCTCTCCCCAGCTCCTACTTCCCCTCTGTCTCTGCAGGCACATCTGCTGCCATGGTGAATGAGAAGCACAATGGCAACCTGCTTGTGCAGCTGGGACCCAAACTGCAGGCCCACCCGGAGAAGCTGCTCCGGCAGCGTCGAGGCCACAACGACAGGCTTGAATACCTGATCCAGTGGAGTGTGATTAGCTTGGAAGAGAGAGCAGTGGGAGGCAGCAGTGCCTCCTGTGCAGAGACCAAGCCGGAGAACATCTCGATGTGGATGTCTGCAGAAGAGGTCTGTGCcagctgcccagcactgctgggcaagAGGAAGCTGGAAGGGCTGTGGATGAAAGAGGAGAAGGCACCAAGTCCGTTGGCTGCAGATGTCCCGCTGGACGAAGCCGCGCTGCTGGAGATGAAGGCTGATGTCAGGAGCCTGGTGCAGCGAGCCATGCGGCAGTTGGCCAAGGCCGGGACGCCCAAGTGCTCCATCCTGAACACTGTGCACGTGCTGAGCGCCTACGCCGGCATTGGCTCTCTGGCGGGTGCCTTCAGGGAGACGGGAGCCCTGGACGTGCTGATGAAGATGCTGTGCCACTGGGAGAAGCAGATCCGCCACAGTGCCGGCAAGATGCTGCGGACCCTGGCTTTGCAGGATGCAG AGAGCCGGGCCTATGtcctgctgtccctgagccagcaggATGGCATTGAGCAGCACATGGACTTTGACAGTCGCTGCACCTTGCTGGAGCTGTTTGCTGAGATAACATCCTCTGAAGAGCAGTGCATGTCCTTTGAGGGGATTCACCTTCCACAG AtccctgggaagctgctgtttgTCCTGGTGAAGCGCTACCTGTGTGTCACTTCTCTCCTGGACAAGCTGAGCGGTGgtgtggagcagggagaggagcagcaggggtGCTCTGTACCCAGCCTGCTCCCTGAGGAGAGGAGCCGTGTGAAGCAGGAGTTTGAGTTCAGCATGGCCATGGCAAACCTCATCTCGGAGCTGGTGCACGCGATGGGCTGGAACCACAACCACAAGCCAGAGCTGTCGCCCCGACAGGAGCTCCGGCCTCGCACCACCCGCTCCATCTTCCAGCAAAAGACTCCAGCCACCACTGCTGCTGAAGCAGCCCCTATTTCCCCACCAAAAGAGCCCATCACCTTCAAGACACGCTCAGCCTTCCCGAGCCGCAGCAGCTACGTGGAGTACGTGCAGGCGAACCTCACATGCGGCATGCGAGTGCGCATGCTGGAGGACTATGAGCAGGTCAGCGCGGGTGACGAGGGCGAATTCCGCCGCAGCAACGACGGCATGCCACCCGTGCAG GTATACTGGCAAGCCCTGGGCTGTACATACTGGGTTCACTGGCACATGGTTGAGATGATTGGCCCTTCAGAGCAAAAGGAACTTGAGGGCCAGGAGAAGGTGAACAACCTGACACAAAAACACAGACTGAGAGCAG tTGCACAGCCATTTTTGTGCAAGCCCTTGGGAGGTCTGTACTCCCTGCCTTACCTGGGGCAGCCGCTGACCAAGGCTGCAGAGGCCCTGAGCCGTGCCGAGTGGTGggagctgctcttctttgtgAAGAAGCTGGAAGCACAGGAGCAGAAAGAGATCACCTTTCTCATCCAGCATGACCAGGGAGAGCAG GTGGATGAAGAAGCCCTGATCCGGCTGTCGGTACCTGTGGAGCTGGCCCAGAAGGTGCTGCAGGTCTTGGAGAAGCGATGCCAGGGCAGCACTCTGCGTGACCTGCGTGGCTGCCGCGTCTATGCCAGATACTTCCTCAGTAGGGGAGCTGAGCAGGATGGTGGGGGAAGCACTGCAGTGTCCTCAgagggcagtggctgcaggagtATTGGCCGTGAAGCCACGATGGCCAAGGCAGCAAAGGAAGACCTTTCTGCAACTGCAGTGCCGCCCCAAGCCCCCAGTGTGGCAGTGAAGTCCGATTCCCAGCTGTTCAGCGAGCTCCTTAGGAGTGAagggctgtgcttcccagaGGTGACGGAGGAGCAGATCAGAG TGTTGGGCAGCACCAAAGGGGTGAGCGAGAGCGGCTCGCTGGCCGAGATTGCAGCCATGGTGGACGTGATcgagagcagcagctcagcgGTGGGGCTGCGCTTAGTTGGGCTCAAGCAAATCTTGAAGATCCTGGAAGAGGAGCCCAAGTCCGAGCAGCAAgttggcacagcccagggcaggctggggaCCGGGAGTGCTGG GGAGAAGCTGGTGCAAGTGgcagtggagctgctgagcACTGAGGTGGCAGAGAAGGCGCTGGTGGCGGTGACGCTGCGGCTGCTGGCCGTGCTGATGGCACAGCACGACTGGCGTGTGCCGTTTGCCACGGAGGGTGGCGTGCGGGCCGTGCTGGCCTGcatgcagcagcacagctcctccgCCCTGGTGCAGCAGGCTGGCCTGGCG GCCCTGAAGGTGCTGGTGGGAGCTGCAGATGGTGAGCCAGGAGGTGGGAAGTCCTTGTCCTGGAACCATGCTGACGTGCAGATGATGCGGGAGATCTTTGCCAGCATCGGCTCTGCCTCCAGCGAGGGCTCTGCCAGTCTGCTGAGTACTATCCCTGCTGCCCTGAGCACCATGCAGAGGGTCCCAGG GGGCTCCTCAGGAGTGCAGAACGGCTTGCTGGTGGTGAACATGCTGATGGATGGGCACCGGGGCCTTGCGGAGCAGCTGGCGAGTTGCGACCTCCCGGcggtgctgcagagctgctggagggatGGGCAGAGCAGCGGCTGCCCTCATGCGGTGCTGGCCCTTCGTGCCATCAACCGCCTCGCAGAGCACGGGCTGCCCCTGGGCCTGAAGGCAGCAG GCAGAGAAGTCCCACTGGACCTGAAGGGTGTGCAGATGCTTCTGGGCAGCCTGGAGGATGGCGCTTTGTccaaggaggtggtggtggCCCTGGAACGGCAGCTCTGCGGTGAAGGCCCTGTCCCCTCTGGGCAGGtggcccagctgctgcaggaccaCAGCTGCTTCAGGCTGCTGCTGCgcagcttggagctgctgggggtggAGAAGGCTGTGAGCCTGAGCATCCTCAG GATCCTGAACAAGTTCCTGGACAGTTATCAGGAGGATGTGCTGCCCTGGCACGAGTGTGTGGAGCCCTGTGTGTCCTCCCTGAGcgcccacagcagcagctgggag gtgctgcaggaggtCGTTGGCTTCCTGCACCGCCTGGCCACTGCCAGCAAGGACTGTGTGGTGGTGATGTGCCACGTGGGCACCCACGAGGCTCTGTCCAAAGCCCTGGAAAAGCACAGTGTGGCTCCGTCGCTGGCGCCAGCCCTGCTCAACCTGGTGACGGACTGTGAGAAGTACACCAGCCTCTACAAGAAGCTGACGACCAGAATCTTGGCTGGCTGCATCCAG CTGGTCCTGGGGCAGATTGAGGAGCACCGCCGGAGTCACCAGCCCATCACCATACCCTTCTTTGATGTCTTCCTGCAAAACCTGTGCCGAGGTGAGTGCTGGGAGTGGGAACTGACCCCTGTGCTGGCTTGGTGGCTGAAGGCTCTGTGTTCTCTCTCCACAGTGTCCAGCCTGGAGGTGAAGGAAGACAAGTGTTGGGAGAAGGTGCAGGTCTCCTCCAACCCGCACCAGGCCAGCAAGCTCACGGACAGGAACCCCAAGACATACTGGGAGTCAAATGGCAGCACTGGCTCCCACTTCATCACTGTGCACATGCAGTGTGGTGTGGTGATCAG ggagatGAGCATGCTGGTGGCCAGTGAGGACTCCAGCTATATGCCATCCCGCGTCGTGGTGCTGggtggggacagccctgccaCCATCAGAACGGAGCTCAACACA GTTACCATCCTGCCATTGGACAGCAGAGTGATCCTGCTGGAGAACATGACCCGCTTCTGGCCCATCATCCAGATCCGGGTGAAGCGGTGCCAGCAG GGTGGCATTGACACACGTGTGCGTGGCATCGAGGTGCTGGGTCCCAAGCCCACTTTCTGGCCCGTCTTCAAGGAGCAGCTGTGCCGGCGGACATTTCtctcctgcactgctcaggCTCACGCCTGGGGCCAGGAGATCTGCCGGGACCGGGGGCAACTGCTGCAACTCTTTGGCAG ACTGAACCGGGCGCTGCAGCACGAGCAGGGCTTCGCTGACCGCTTCCTTCCTGATGAcgaggcagcctgggcattgGGCAGGACGTGCTGGGAGGCCCTGGTGAACCCCTTGGTGCAGAGCATCACTAGCCCAG ACCCTGATGGCATCAGTCCCCTGGCCTGGCTGCTGAGGGAGTACCTGGAGAGTGTGGAGCCGCCCCACCGTGCCAGGGGACACAGGGCTGCCTTTGGATCCTGTGTGCGGCGCCTGACCCAGCTCCTGGTGCACGTGGACCCTGATGGCCCAGAGCCAGAGGAGACAAGAGCAGCTG GTGGGAAGGCGGGGAAGAACAAGGAGGTGCCGGCCAGGGCTGCGAAGGGAGTGGTGGAGAAGTCGAGTGGCCTGTGGGGAATCTCTCAGTGCTGGCGTGGCGTGGTGCAGCAGCAG GTACAGCAGTtcctggaggcagcagggcaggtgcCAGACCTTGCAGAGCAATACTGCGGGCTGTACCAGCGCCTGCGCAGTGCCACAGAGGAGCTCTTTGGGCAGCAGGCCGCCTTCATGCTGGCCCTGGGCCAGGGCTTTGcaggggctttgctgcagctctCCTTCCTGACTGCCCTGCAC GTGAGTGAGCAGTTTGCCCGCTACCTTGATGTGCAGATCCAGGAGctccgcagggcagcacagggcagcacagggccGCTGGAGCGGCTGCAGCAGTTCTTGGAGCCCTTTGTCGTCTTCGGTGGCCTGGAGCTCGCCCACAGCTTCGAGCACTTCTACAG GCACTACCTGGGGGACCGGCTCCTGACACAAGGGCCGTCTTGGCTGGAAGGAGGCATCGTGGAGCAGATCGGGCTGTGCTTCCCCAGCCGCTTTCCCCAAGATATGCTGAGCAACTTGGCTGAGTCAGAGGAGCTCCAGCGGCAGTTCTGCCTcttccagctgcaggagcaggataagcggctgctggagctggacaCGGGCCTGGATGAG GTGCTGGAGACAGCCTCGGTGGCAGATGTGCCAGAGGTGAAGGTGCTGGCCCTGTCCTCACGCTGCTGGCCTGTTTCCCCACTCTGTTACATGGATAACCCTGGGAGATTTTTCTCGGCAACGCTGAGCTCCCCCCTGGATGAGTTTGCTGACTTCTGCCGGCAGA GCCAgagccagctgggctgggagtgcACGAAGCCCCAGCGATTGCAGTGGACGTGGCTGGGCCACGCTGAGCTGCAGTTTGGAGACTGTGTCCTCCACGTGTCCACGCTACAGATGTACATCCTGCTGTGCTTCAACAGTGCTGAG tgGGGTCTCCAGCAGCGTTTGGGGCACAGGACACCCTTGTTTAGCTGGGCCTGCAGCCAGTAG